The Streptomyces sp. NBC_01298 genome contains the following window.
AGGTGATCGTGGCCGCCGGGGCGATCGAATCGCCGAAGCTGCTGCTGCTCTCCGGGATCGGGCACCCCGAGCAGCTGCGCGAGCACGGCATCGGGACCGTCGCCGCCCTGCCCGGGGTCGGCGAGAACTTCCACAACCACGTACTGACCGGGCTGATGGCCGAGGTCACCCAGGAACTGCCGCCGCCCGCACAGAACTTGTCGGAGAGCGCGCTGTTCCTCTCGTCCCGGCCCGGGCTGCCGGCGCCGGACCTGCAGATCGCCTTCGTCCACGTGCCGTTCGACGTGATCGTCGGCCAGGACCACCCGAACACGGTGTCCATCCTGCCCGGCGTCGTCCGGCCCGTCTCGCGGGGCTGGATCAAGCTGGCGAGTGCCGATCCGCTGGCCCACCCGCTGATCAACCCGAACTACCTGGGCGACCGCTGGGACCTGGAGCGGATGGTCCAGGGCGTCAAGACCGCCCGGGAGCTCTTCGCGACCTCCGCCTTCTCGCCCTGGTACAAGCAGGAGCTCCAGCCCGGACCCGGCTACGTGTCCGACGAGGACCTGCGCACCTTCGTGAAGCAGAAGTCGGAGAGCTACCACCACCAGGCCGGCTCCTGCCGGATGGGCATCGACGACCTCTCCGTCGTCGACCCGGAACTGCGGGTGCACGGCGTACGGAACCTGCGCGTCGTCGACGCGAGCGTGATGCCCGCCGTCCCGTCGGGCAACTGCCACACCGCCATCGCGATGATCGCCGAGCGCGCGGCGGACTTCCTGAAGGGAGTGTCCCGTGCCTGATGTGGTCCTGCGCGAGGGCGCGCTGACCGGAACCCGGATCGCGGTCCTGGTCGAGAGCGACTTCTACGAGCCGGAGATCTTCTACTACGGCCACCGGTTCGCGGAGGAGGGCGCCGAGGTCGACTTCCTGACCCGGCTGTGGGGCAACGACTCCATCACCTTCTCCGGGCACGAGTACCGGGCGCCGTTCACCGCCACCCAGTCCCTGGAGGGGCTGAGCGACGAGGACCTGCGGCGCTACTCGGCGATCATCGTGCCCTCGGGCATGGTGGCCGACCGGCTGCGCTACACCGAGGACGTGGACGTACTGGCCCCGGCGACGGAGCTGCTGCGCCGGGCCTTCGAGGAGCCGACGGTCCTCAAGGGGATCATCTGCCACGGCATGTGGCTGGCCGCCTCGATCCCGGACAAGGTGCGCGGCCGCAAGGTCGTCTGCCACAACAACCTCATCGGCGACGTCCGGAACATGGGCGGCGAGTACGTGGACGAGGACGTGGTCGTCGACGGCGACCTGGTCACCGGCCGCACCGGGGCCCACCACCACCTGTTCGCCCGCCGGATCATCGAGCTGATCGCCGCCGACCGGGGCGCGCGGGGCGCTCGGGGAGCGGGAGCGGGGAGCGTACCGGGCGCGCGGGGCACCGCCTGATGGCCCCGATGGTCTGGTCGCACGTGGGCCTGAACTGCGCCGACCAGAAGACCACCGAGGAGTTCTACACCCGGTACTTCGGCTTCGCCCGGGCCCGGGTGGTCGACCTCGGAGACGCACAGATCATCTTCCTCCGCCAGGGGGACGTGTACCTGGAGCTCTTCGCGGCCGGCACCGAGCCGGGCGACACGGCACAGCACGACGGGCCGGCGGCGCCGGGCCGGATGCGTCACCTGGCCTTCCAGACCGACAGCGTGGACGGCTTCCTGGCCACGCTCGGCGACGCGGCCGAAGTGACCCTGGGGCCACTGGACTTCGACGACTTCATCTGCGGGTGGCGGACCGTGTGGGTCCGCGATCCCGACGGGGTGATCGTCGAGGTCAGCCAGGGATTCGAGGACGAACACGGTCAACACGACAAGGACGGTGCATGACATGGCGGACGCCGTGAGCTTCTCCTTCTCCGACACGATCGCCGGCTACGTCGGCCGCTTCGACTCCGGGTCCCGGCTGCTGAGGCTGAAGACCTCGGACGGCCGCGAGTTCGACGTCTCCCTGGCCGGGGACCCCAGCGCCGAGCTGGTCCGCAACCTGGACGAGCCGTACATCGACGCCTCCGGGCACATCGACGAGATGCTCTCGCCGGGACGGTTCCTCTACGTCTACGGGGTGCACTACCCCGAGCAGGGCGGCCGCTTCGAGGCCAAGCGCCTGGTGTTCCTGGGCCGCGGGGCCGAGGACTACCGCTTCGAGGAGCCCAGCTGGTGGATCAAGCAGATCGAATCGCTGGCCGACTTCTACAAGCGGGCGCAGTTCGGCGACGGGCCGGTGGACTTCACCGACTACCGCACCGAGATCCGGCTCGGCGGTGACAAGACCGCCAGTCATGTCCAGGAGACCGACACGATCTCCCGCCTGGTCTACGGCATGGCCTCGGCCTATCTGCTGACCGGCAAGGACGAGTACCTGGAGGTCGCCGAGCGCGGCACCGAGTACCTGCGCAAGCACATGCGCGTCGTGGACAGCGAGGAGGACGTGGTCTTCTGGTACCACGGCATCAGCGTGGACGGGGACAGCGAACGCAAGCTGTTCACCTCGGAGTTCTCCGACGACTACGACGCGATCCCGATGTACGAGCAGATCTACGCGCTGGCCGGCCCGATCCAGACCTACCGGATCACCGGTGACATCCGGATCAAGAACGACGCGGACGCCACCATCCGGCTGTTCGACAAGTTCTTCAAGGACCCGGAGCAGGGCGGCTACTACTCGCACATCGACCCGATCCTCTTCAGCGCCGACCACGAGTCCCTCGGGGAGAACGCGGAGCGCAAGAACTGGAACTCGGTCGGCGACCACGCGCCCGCGTACCTGATCAACCTGTACCTGGCGACCGGGGAGCAGCGCTACGCGGACTTCCTGGAGTACACCTTCGACACGATCGCCGACAAGTTCCCGGACTACAAGAACAGTCCCTTCGTCCAGGAGCGCTTCTTCCGCGACTGGTCCCACGACACCGCG
Protein-coding sequences here:
- a CDS encoding DJ-1/PfpI family protein, with the protein product MPDVVLREGALTGTRIAVLVESDFYEPEIFYYGHRFAEEGAEVDFLTRLWGNDSITFSGHEYRAPFTATQSLEGLSDEDLRRYSAIIVPSGMVADRLRYTEDVDVLAPATELLRRAFEEPTVLKGIICHGMWLAASIPDKVRGRKVVCHNNLIGDVRNMGGEYVDEDVVVDGDLVTGRTGAHHHLFARRIIELIAADRGARGARGAGAGSVPGARGTA
- a CDS encoding VOC family protein yields the protein MVWSHVGLNCADQKTTEEFYTRYFGFARARVVDLGDAQIIFLRQGDVYLELFAAGTEPGDTAQHDGPAAPGRMRHLAFQTDSVDGFLATLGDAAEVTLGPLDFDDFICGWRTVWVRDPDGVIVEVSQGFEDEHGQHDKDGA
- a CDS encoding AGE family epimerase/isomerase — protein: MADAVSFSFSDTIAGYVGRFDSGSRLLRLKTSDGREFDVSLAGDPSAELVRNLDEPYIDASGHIDEMLSPGRFLYVYGVHYPEQGGRFEAKRLVFLGRGAEDYRFEEPSWWIKQIESLADFYKRAQFGDGPVDFTDYRTEIRLGGDKTASHVQETDTISRLVYGMASAYLLTGKDEYLEVAERGTEYLRKHMRVVDSEEDVVFWYHGISVDGDSERKLFTSEFSDDYDAIPMYEQIYALAGPIQTYRITGDIRIKNDADATIRLFDKFFKDPEQGGYYSHIDPILFSADHESLGENAERKNWNSVGDHAPAYLINLYLATGEQRYADFLEYTFDTIADKFPDYKNSPFVQERFFRDWSHDTAHSWQQNRAVVGHNLKIAWNLMRMNSLKAKPAYEELARKIGEIMPAVGSDVQRGGWYDVVERVKSGDEETYRFAWHDRKAWWQQEQAILAYLILNGTVGGDANLREARQAQAFYNTFFLDHDEGAVYFNVLASGTPYLLGTERLKGSHSMSMYHSAELCYLSAVYNNLLINGREMDFHFQPDPTNLPDRVLRVSPDLLPAGSVRIASVEIDEKPYTDFDADALTVRLPDVQGRVKVKVRLRPTAQ